One genomic segment of Osmia bicornis bicornis chromosome 16, iOsmBic2.1, whole genome shotgun sequence includes these proteins:
- the LOC114880465 gene encoding neuralized-like protein 4 isoform X1, producing MSTVGAQQIVDMFHQRCGHRVTLTNNNCTAIRDFLEYNYGLVLSAEPLKDDQLFEVRIDKKLKSWSGSIEIGVTECDPEIIELPARATNLCQGTWIMTNSGIVHDGVRTVETYGMNLNALEAGSTLGVMRTSNHELIFYINGISQDVAVSNIPERIFAVVDMYGDCVQVTITYPQIAAALCSEPKDEVEINNDYALGEASNSSTTNLVANLNVNLNVNVNVNLPKNPNPAAVREDRLRFHERVGSLVKLSNNARTAERRRPLDEFNNGVVMTHRPLRDNELFEVRIDRLLHKWSGSIEVGVTMHSPTALEFPATMTNMRSGTTMMSGCGILVNGKGTCREYGEFNLDELREGDRVGMIRRSNGNLHYLINGLDQGIAAKVPAGVWGVIDLYGMTVKVTIVDRDEREEQNLVTRRNTLQLQGLNEAEEEPPDRLMFHSCCGTHVEVINNGRTAHRPNVMDDFNNGVVLTSRPLKPNELFEVRLDKIVTKWAGSIEIGVTTHSPTELEFPFTMTNVRSGTWMMTENGVMHNGTTIIDQYGQNLDRLQVGDRVGVMRKDNATLHFYVNGADQGAAAMNVPERVYGVIDLYGQAAQATIVDNTDFYSPTTNNSSFSNTTLYSDLRFHHIHGKNAKIINNGLTALRPRALGEFNEAIVIANRPLRDGEMFEVTIDKMVDRWTGAIEAGVTLIRPDELEFPSTMTDIDHDTWMLSGSNVMRDGVTLTNNYACDLDKLVEGNRIGMMRCSDSSLHYYLDGVDQGPACTGLPPHVYPVIDLYGQCVQVTIVLPERRDPMTQQYLPSENSTSQQPTSVIQLQAQTEIMHKFHESVGLSIQLNSDRTVATRCREYSNAVLLSETPLENNEIFEITIQEVAREWSGCLKIGVMSNETGNWLTSMNLVPGIGSIPPDAWYLTGNEVRHNGYVLCMNYCPSLEWLRVGDKIGMKRTHEGNLKFYINGEDMGIAASNIPEMVYSVVELFGSTVAVNITSSKQQNTAVSPNASLRLQDSLELLLDPMPPVLRNDAGMDTSADVSEGKLVNDVTLTPTQTTPHLVGESDWSYEFHENHGRNIQLETKTIARRVASYNQGVVMSSRPLIKGKPFSVKIEKLNERWVSNILCGVTCISPEKANFPLTALGFKKHSWIICSDWISHNGIRVKTKYGAALENLQSNSIVGLFIDEDNRLRLIINGVDQGVAATDLPPYVYAVFDLYGQCEQISIVGNNVEPFSSTSIDNTVTSVECIRTKLEDAENSREKADLECHEKENVVAATSSDLSSSTSPSVPSQCSSNVKNDDTVEYQGTCNNGSVHLMNNIENKAMPNNSDSNNLESSSGMSNDPASRTVKNKNYDNSNQLNNSAISNSQSENTNNRNECTNVEINNATNINIKNGTANSTSNITNMNTNANNVINESIASNSQGVNLNATHQNNASINMLSSSQNTLSNGASDMSNTVSSGFNEIRTNVAWNNTVSVNNSIGGNTTISGQNTASIHNAPSLQLLQISSLPSTPLATNTVPSKKCEYLKACMRLKKSLVLPDEFFSLDDVLCYCSACYKVEGDGAVCKKGEPPAEFAVPIGWTRFPLRQSINANQIPQGTTDKWHVAFYGIRLDAIRLILDTGELMTKEQLDVSNLTMNIKAEDQNPQVTFSPSIKYAASEEFTRKYPYIDTQSNKKLNASTAFQLLVRPGSYTISPGGKDGNDPQFESSKWSTKEAGATVIMALLIQLDGF from the exons ATGTCGACGGTCGGTGCACAACAAATCGTCGACATGTTTCATCAACGATGCGGTCATCGAGTGACTTTAACGAACAATAATTGCACGGCCATACGAGATTTTTTAGAATATAATTATGGATTGGTTCTAAGCGCGGAGCCGCTCAAGGATGACCAGCTTTTCGAAGTCCGCATTGACAAGAAG CTGAAATCATGGAGCGGCAGCATAGAAATTGGTGTAACGGAATGCGATCCAGAGATAATAGAACTGCCGGCTCGTGCTACCAATCTGTGTCAAGGAACTTGGATCATGACCAATTCCGGTATAGTACACGACGGGGTAAGAACAGTAGAAACTTACGGAATGAACCTGAACGCTTTGGAAGCTGGAAGTACTTTGGGAGTAATGAGGACATCTAAT CACGAGCTAATATTTTACATCAATGGTATTTCCCAAGACGTGGCTGTATCAAATATACCAGAACGCATATTTGCAGTGGTGGACATGTACGGTGATTGCGTACAAGTGACCATAACGTACCCACAAATAGCTGCTGCTTTATGCAGCGAGCCGAAGGACGAGGTTGAAATCAATAACGATTACGCTCTTGGAGAAGCATCGAATTCTTCGACAACCAATCTAGTCGCtaatttaaatgttaatttaaacGTTAATGTTAATGTTAATTTACCGAAAAACCCGAACCCTGCTGCTGTTAGAGAGGATAGACTGAGGTTTCACGAAAGGGTTGGCTCGCTGGTTAAGTTGTCAAATAATGCTAGGACAGCGGAAAGGAGGAGACCCTTGGATGAATTTAATAACGGTGTGGTAATGACCCATAGACCGTTAAGGGATAACGAATTATTCGAG GTACGAATTGATAGACTTCTGCATAAATGGTCAGGCAGCATAGAAGTTGGAGTTACTATGCACAGTCCCACGGCATTAGAATTTCCAGCGACAATGACTAATATGCGATCAGGCACCACAATGATGTCCGGATGCGGGATACTGGTGAACGGGAAGGGCACGTGCCGCGAATACGgcgaatttaatttagacgAATTGAGA GAAGGTGATAGAGTAGGAATGATTAGAAGAAGCAACGGGAATCTCCATTACTTGATAAACGGATTGGACCAAGGAATCGCTGCTAAAGTACCAGCAGGTGTATGGGGTGTTATAGATCTGTATGGGATGACGGTGAAAGTGACGATCGTCGATCGGGACGAAAGGGAAGAGCAAAACTTAGTCACTAGGAGAAACACCTTGCAATTGCAAGGTTTAAATG AAGCTGAAGAAGAACCGCCAGATAGGCTCATGTTTCATTCCTGTTGCGGTACACACGTGGAAGTGATCAACAATGGTCGTACTGCTCATAGGCCTAA CGTGATGGACGACTTCAACAACGGCGTTGTACTGACCTCGAGGCCATTGAAACCGAACGAATTGTTCGAAGTGCGATTAGATAAAATTGTAACGAAATGGGCAGGGTCCATTGAGATAGGTGTCACCACCCATTCGCCAACAGAGCTGGAGTTTCCTTTCACCATGACAAACGTTAG ATCCGGCACATGGATGATGACAGAAAACGGAGTGATGCACAATGGCACTACTATAATAGATCAGTACGGACAGAATCTCGATCGACTGCAAGTCGGTGATCGCGTGGGTGTAATGAGAAAGGACAACGCGACGTTACACTTTTACGTGAACGGTGCTGATCAAGGAGCAGCCGCGATGAACGTGCCCGAAAGAGTTTACGGCGTTATAGATCTTTACGGGCAGGCCGCGCAAGCGACCATAGTCGACAATACCGATTTCTATAGTCCAACTACGAATAATTCTAGTTTCAGCAATACAACTTTATATAG TGACTTGAGGTTTCATCATATACACGGTAAAAATgcgaaaataataaacaatggATTGACCGCCCTGAGGCCCAGAGCCTTAGGGGAATTCAACGAGGCCATCGTGATCGCGAATCGTCCATTACGAGACGGTGAAATGTTCGAAGTGACCATTGATAAGATGGTCGACAGGTGGACCGGAGCGATCGAAGCAG GTGTAACTCTTATAAGGCCTGACGAGCTAGAATTTCCATCTACGATGACGGACATCGACCACGACACTTGGATGTTATCCGGATCCAACGTGATGAGGGACGGTGTTACCTTAACGAATAATTATGCCTGTGATTTAGACAAACTAGTAGAAGGTAATCGTATCGGTATGATGCGATGCTCGGACAGCAGTTTACATTATTATCTAGATGGAGTGGATCAAGGGCCTGCATGTACGGGTTTACCGCCGCACGTTTATCCTGTGATTGATTTATACGGTCAGTGTGTACAG GTGACAATTGTATTACCAGAACGTAGGGATCCAATGACCCAACAGTATTTACCATCAGAGAACAGCACTAGTCAACAGCCTACGTCTGTGATTCAGCTTCAGGCTCAAACGGAAATAATGCACAAGTTTCACGAGTCTGTCGGCTTAAGTATTCAGTTGAACAGCGACAGAACTGTGGCGACTAGGTGTAGAGAATACAGTAACGCTGTATTGTTGAGCGAAACACCGTTAgagaataatgaaatttttgaaattactATTCAAGAAGTTGCCAGAGAGTGGAGTGGATGTTTGAAAATAGGCGTTATGAGCAATGAAACTGGAAACTGGTTGACGTCTATGAATCTTGTACCTGGTATCGGATCCATACCGCCGGACGCTTGGTACTTAACAG GTAACGAAGTGAGGCACAATGGATACGTTTTATGCATGAATTATTGCCCCAGCTTAGAATGGTTGCGGGTCGGTGATAAGATTGGAATGAAACGTACCCACGAGGGTAATCTAAAGTTTTACATAAACGGGGAAGACATGGGTATAGCGGCGTCGAATATACCTGAAATGGTGTACAGCGTGGTCGAGCTTTTCGGTAGTACAGTGGCTGTAAATATAACTAGTAGCAAACAACAGAATACCGCTGTGTCACCGAATGCTAGTTTGAGATTGCAGGACTCCTTGGAATTGTTATTAGATCCTATGCCGCCTGTTTTGCGAAA CGATGCTGGAATGGATACGTCAGCAGATGTGTCTGAAGGGAAATTAGTGAACGATGTAACACTTACACCCACACAGACTACACCTCACTTGGTTGGGGAAAGTGATTGGAGTTACGAGTTTCATGAGAACCATGGTAGAAATATCCAATTGGAAACGAAAACAATTGCACGTAGGGTTGCGAGTTATAATCAAG GGGTGGTAATGTCCAGTCGCCCGCTAATAAAAGGCAAGCCATTTTCAGTGAAAATAGAGAAATTGAACGAACGATGGGTTTCTAATATTCTTTGCGGGGTAACTTGCATTTCACCGGAGAAGGCCAACTTCCCTTTGACGGCTCTTGGTTTTAAAAAGCACTCGTGGATCATTTGCAGCGACTGGATATCTCATAACGGTATCAGA GTAAAAACAAAATACGGTGCTGCTTTGGAAAATCTTCAGTCTAACTCCATAGTTGGTTTGTTCATCGACGAAGATAACAGATTGCGATTAATCATTAATGGCGTGGATCAAGGGGTAGCCGCAACGGACCTGCCTCCTTATGTCTATGCCGTATTCGACCTCTACGGTCAGTGTGAACAAATTTCAATCGTGGGAAATAATGTGGAACCATTCTCCTCCACTTCCATCGATAACACCGTGACGTCGGTGGAATGTATAAGAACGAAACTGGAGGATGCGGAGAATTCAAGAGAGAAAGCCGACTTAGAGTGTCACGAAAAGGAGAACGTTGTCGCTGCAACCTCCTCGGACTTATCCTCTTCTACCTCGCCGAGCGTACCGAGCCAGTGCAGCTCGAACGTAAAGAACGACGACACCGTGGAGTACCAAGGAACCTGTAACAACGGGAGCGTGCATTTAATGAACAACATCGAGAACAAAGCGATGCCGAATAACTCGGATAGTAACAATCTGGAATCGAGCTCGGGCATGAGCAACGACCCGGCGTCGCGAACCGTGAAAAACAAGAATTACGACAATTCGAACCAGCTGAACAACAGCGCGATATCGAACAGTCAGTCGGAGAATACGAATAACAGAAACGAGTGTACAAatgtagaaataaataacgcgactaatattaatattaaaaacgGCACGGCGAACAGCACCAGCAATATAACTAATATGAATACAAATGCTAACAATGTGATAAACGAAAGCATAGCGTCCAATAGTCAAGGGGTTAATTTAAACGCTACGCATCAGAACAATGCGTCTATTAATATGTTAAGTTCGTCCCAGAACACGCTTAGCAACGGTGCGTCTGATATGTCGAACACCGTTTCATCTGGTTTCAATGAGATCCGTACGAACGTGGCCTGGAACAACACCGTGTCTGTGAATAATTCTATCGGTGGTAACACAACCATTTCCGGCCAGAATACAGCCTCGATTCACAATGCACCTTCGTTACAGCTACTCCAGATATCGTCGTTACCGTCCACTCCGCTCGCAACGAATACTGTACCTTCGAAAAAGTGTGAATACCTGAAGGCGTGCATGAGGTTGAAGAAATCGTTGGTTTTACCGGACGAATTTTTCTCCCTAGACGACGTATTGTGTTACTGTAGCGCTTGTTATAAAGTAGAGGGGGACGGTGCGGTATGCAAGAAAGGCGAACCACCGGCGGAGTTTGCTGTACCGATAGGGTGGACCAGGTTTCCCTTGAGACAAAGTATCAACGCCAATCAAATCCCCCAGGGTACGACGGACAAATGGCACGTTGCTTTCTACGGTATACGCCTCGACGCAATCAG GCTAATCCTGGACACAGGAGAACTCATGACAAAGGAACAATTGGACGTGAGTAATTTGACGATGAATATAAAGGCAGAGGATCAAAATCCCCAGGTGACATTTTCCCCCAGTATAAAGTACGCCGCATCGGAGGAATTCACTAGGAAATATCC ATACATCGACACCCAgtcgaataaaaaattaaatgcctCAACTGCATTTCAACTGTTAGTAAGGCCCGGCTCGTACACGATTAGCCCCGGCGGTAAAGACGGCAATGATCCACAATTCGAGTCCAGCAAATGGTCTACCAAAGAAGCAGGAGCCACGGTGATTATGGCTCTCTTAATTCAACTCGAtggattttaa
- the LOC114880465 gene encoding neuralized-like protein 4 isoform X2: MSTVGAQQIVDMFHQRCGHRVTLTNNNCTAIRDFLEYNYGLVLSAEPLKDDQLFEVRIDKKLKSWSGSIEIGVTECDPEIIELPARATNLCQGTWIMTNSGIVHDGVRTVETYGMNLNALEAGSTLGVMRTSNHELIFYINGISQDVAVSNIPERIFAVVDMYGDCVQVTITYPQIAAALCSEPKDEVEINNDYALGEASNSSTTNLVANLNVNLNVNVNVNLPKNPNPAAVREDRLRFHERVGSLVKLSNNARTAERRRPLDEFNNGVVMTHRPLRDNELFEVRIDRLLHKWSGSIEVGVTMHSPTALEFPATMTNMRSGTTMMSGCGILVNGKGTCREYGEFNLDELREGDRVGMIRRSNGNLHYLINGLDQGIAAKVPAGVWGVIDLYGMTVKVTIVDRDEREEQNLVTRRNTLQLQGLNEAEEEPPDRLMFHSCCGTHVEVINNGRTAHRPNVMDDFNNGVVLTSRPLKPNELFEVRLDKIVTKWAGSIEIGVTTHSPTELEFPFTMTNVRSGTWMMTENGVMHNGTTIIDQYGQNLDRLQVGDRVGVMRKDNATLHFYVNGADQGAAAMNVPERVYGVIDLYGQAAQATIVDNTDFYSPTTNNSSFSNTTLYSDLRFHHIHGKNAKIINNGLTALRPRALGEFNEAIVIANRPLRDGEMFEVTIDKMVDRWTGAIEAGVTLIRPDELEFPSTMTDIDHDTWMLSGSNVMRDGVTLTNNYACDLDKLVEGNRIGMMRCSDSSLHYYLDGVDQGPACTGLPPHVYPVIDLYGQCVQVTIVLPERRDPMTQQYLPSENSTSQQPTSVIQLQAQTEIMHKFHESVGLSIQLNSDRTVATRCREYSNAVLLSETPLENNEIFEITIQEVAREWSGCLKIGVMSNETGNWLTSMNLVPGIGSIPPDAWYLTGNEVRHNGYVLCMNYCPSLEWLRVGDKIGMKRTHEGNLKFYINGEDMGIAASNIPEMVYSVVELFGSTVAVNITSSKQQNTAVSPNASLRLQDSLELLLDPMPPVLRNDAGMDTSADVSEGKLVNDVTLTPTQTTPHLVGESDWSYEFHENHGRNIQLETKTIARRVASYNQGVVMSSRPLIKGKPFSVKIEKLNERWVSNILCGVTCISPEKANFPLTALGFKKHSWIICSDWISHNGIRVKTKYGAALENLQSNSIVGLFIDEDNRLRLIINGVDQGVAATDLPPYVYAVFDLYGQCEQISIVGNNVEPFSSTSIDNTVTSVECIRTKLEDAENSREKADLECHEKENVVAATSSDLSSSTSPSVPSQCSSNVKNDDTVEYQGTCNNGSVHLMNNIENKAMPNNSDSNNLESSSGMSNDPASRTVKNKNYDNSNQLNNSAISNSQSENTNNRNECTNVEINNATNINIKNGTANSTSNITNMNTNANNVINESIASNSQGVNLNATHQNNASINMLSSSQNTLSNGASDMSNTVSSGFNEIRTNVAWNNTVSVNNSIGGNTTISGQNTASIHNAPSLQLLQISSLPSTPLATNTVPSKKCEYLKACMRLKKSLVLPDEFFSLDDVLCYCSACYKVEGDGAVCKKGEPPAEFAVPIGWTRFPLRQSINANQIPQGTTDKWHVAFYGIRLDAIRLILDTGELMTKEQLDVSNLTMNIKAEDQNPQVTFSPSIKYAASEEFTRKYPKARLVHD, from the exons ATGTCGACGGTCGGTGCACAACAAATCGTCGACATGTTTCATCAACGATGCGGTCATCGAGTGACTTTAACGAACAATAATTGCACGGCCATACGAGATTTTTTAGAATATAATTATGGATTGGTTCTAAGCGCGGAGCCGCTCAAGGATGACCAGCTTTTCGAAGTCCGCATTGACAAGAAG CTGAAATCATGGAGCGGCAGCATAGAAATTGGTGTAACGGAATGCGATCCAGAGATAATAGAACTGCCGGCTCGTGCTACCAATCTGTGTCAAGGAACTTGGATCATGACCAATTCCGGTATAGTACACGACGGGGTAAGAACAGTAGAAACTTACGGAATGAACCTGAACGCTTTGGAAGCTGGAAGTACTTTGGGAGTAATGAGGACATCTAAT CACGAGCTAATATTTTACATCAATGGTATTTCCCAAGACGTGGCTGTATCAAATATACCAGAACGCATATTTGCAGTGGTGGACATGTACGGTGATTGCGTACAAGTGACCATAACGTACCCACAAATAGCTGCTGCTTTATGCAGCGAGCCGAAGGACGAGGTTGAAATCAATAACGATTACGCTCTTGGAGAAGCATCGAATTCTTCGACAACCAATCTAGTCGCtaatttaaatgttaatttaaacGTTAATGTTAATGTTAATTTACCGAAAAACCCGAACCCTGCTGCTGTTAGAGAGGATAGACTGAGGTTTCACGAAAGGGTTGGCTCGCTGGTTAAGTTGTCAAATAATGCTAGGACAGCGGAAAGGAGGAGACCCTTGGATGAATTTAATAACGGTGTGGTAATGACCCATAGACCGTTAAGGGATAACGAATTATTCGAG GTACGAATTGATAGACTTCTGCATAAATGGTCAGGCAGCATAGAAGTTGGAGTTACTATGCACAGTCCCACGGCATTAGAATTTCCAGCGACAATGACTAATATGCGATCAGGCACCACAATGATGTCCGGATGCGGGATACTGGTGAACGGGAAGGGCACGTGCCGCGAATACGgcgaatttaatttagacgAATTGAGA GAAGGTGATAGAGTAGGAATGATTAGAAGAAGCAACGGGAATCTCCATTACTTGATAAACGGATTGGACCAAGGAATCGCTGCTAAAGTACCAGCAGGTGTATGGGGTGTTATAGATCTGTATGGGATGACGGTGAAAGTGACGATCGTCGATCGGGACGAAAGGGAAGAGCAAAACTTAGTCACTAGGAGAAACACCTTGCAATTGCAAGGTTTAAATG AAGCTGAAGAAGAACCGCCAGATAGGCTCATGTTTCATTCCTGTTGCGGTACACACGTGGAAGTGATCAACAATGGTCGTACTGCTCATAGGCCTAA CGTGATGGACGACTTCAACAACGGCGTTGTACTGACCTCGAGGCCATTGAAACCGAACGAATTGTTCGAAGTGCGATTAGATAAAATTGTAACGAAATGGGCAGGGTCCATTGAGATAGGTGTCACCACCCATTCGCCAACAGAGCTGGAGTTTCCTTTCACCATGACAAACGTTAG ATCCGGCACATGGATGATGACAGAAAACGGAGTGATGCACAATGGCACTACTATAATAGATCAGTACGGACAGAATCTCGATCGACTGCAAGTCGGTGATCGCGTGGGTGTAATGAGAAAGGACAACGCGACGTTACACTTTTACGTGAACGGTGCTGATCAAGGAGCAGCCGCGATGAACGTGCCCGAAAGAGTTTACGGCGTTATAGATCTTTACGGGCAGGCCGCGCAAGCGACCATAGTCGACAATACCGATTTCTATAGTCCAACTACGAATAATTCTAGTTTCAGCAATACAACTTTATATAG TGACTTGAGGTTTCATCATATACACGGTAAAAATgcgaaaataataaacaatggATTGACCGCCCTGAGGCCCAGAGCCTTAGGGGAATTCAACGAGGCCATCGTGATCGCGAATCGTCCATTACGAGACGGTGAAATGTTCGAAGTGACCATTGATAAGATGGTCGACAGGTGGACCGGAGCGATCGAAGCAG GTGTAACTCTTATAAGGCCTGACGAGCTAGAATTTCCATCTACGATGACGGACATCGACCACGACACTTGGATGTTATCCGGATCCAACGTGATGAGGGACGGTGTTACCTTAACGAATAATTATGCCTGTGATTTAGACAAACTAGTAGAAGGTAATCGTATCGGTATGATGCGATGCTCGGACAGCAGTTTACATTATTATCTAGATGGAGTGGATCAAGGGCCTGCATGTACGGGTTTACCGCCGCACGTTTATCCTGTGATTGATTTATACGGTCAGTGTGTACAG GTGACAATTGTATTACCAGAACGTAGGGATCCAATGACCCAACAGTATTTACCATCAGAGAACAGCACTAGTCAACAGCCTACGTCTGTGATTCAGCTTCAGGCTCAAACGGAAATAATGCACAAGTTTCACGAGTCTGTCGGCTTAAGTATTCAGTTGAACAGCGACAGAACTGTGGCGACTAGGTGTAGAGAATACAGTAACGCTGTATTGTTGAGCGAAACACCGTTAgagaataatgaaatttttgaaattactATTCAAGAAGTTGCCAGAGAGTGGAGTGGATGTTTGAAAATAGGCGTTATGAGCAATGAAACTGGAAACTGGTTGACGTCTATGAATCTTGTACCTGGTATCGGATCCATACCGCCGGACGCTTGGTACTTAACAG GTAACGAAGTGAGGCACAATGGATACGTTTTATGCATGAATTATTGCCCCAGCTTAGAATGGTTGCGGGTCGGTGATAAGATTGGAATGAAACGTACCCACGAGGGTAATCTAAAGTTTTACATAAACGGGGAAGACATGGGTATAGCGGCGTCGAATATACCTGAAATGGTGTACAGCGTGGTCGAGCTTTTCGGTAGTACAGTGGCTGTAAATATAACTAGTAGCAAACAACAGAATACCGCTGTGTCACCGAATGCTAGTTTGAGATTGCAGGACTCCTTGGAATTGTTATTAGATCCTATGCCGCCTGTTTTGCGAAA CGATGCTGGAATGGATACGTCAGCAGATGTGTCTGAAGGGAAATTAGTGAACGATGTAACACTTACACCCACACAGACTACACCTCACTTGGTTGGGGAAAGTGATTGGAGTTACGAGTTTCATGAGAACCATGGTAGAAATATCCAATTGGAAACGAAAACAATTGCACGTAGGGTTGCGAGTTATAATCAAG GGGTGGTAATGTCCAGTCGCCCGCTAATAAAAGGCAAGCCATTTTCAGTGAAAATAGAGAAATTGAACGAACGATGGGTTTCTAATATTCTTTGCGGGGTAACTTGCATTTCACCGGAGAAGGCCAACTTCCCTTTGACGGCTCTTGGTTTTAAAAAGCACTCGTGGATCATTTGCAGCGACTGGATATCTCATAACGGTATCAGA GTAAAAACAAAATACGGTGCTGCTTTGGAAAATCTTCAGTCTAACTCCATAGTTGGTTTGTTCATCGACGAAGATAACAGATTGCGATTAATCATTAATGGCGTGGATCAAGGGGTAGCCGCAACGGACCTGCCTCCTTATGTCTATGCCGTATTCGACCTCTACGGTCAGTGTGAACAAATTTCAATCGTGGGAAATAATGTGGAACCATTCTCCTCCACTTCCATCGATAACACCGTGACGTCGGTGGAATGTATAAGAACGAAACTGGAGGATGCGGAGAATTCAAGAGAGAAAGCCGACTTAGAGTGTCACGAAAAGGAGAACGTTGTCGCTGCAACCTCCTCGGACTTATCCTCTTCTACCTCGCCGAGCGTACCGAGCCAGTGCAGCTCGAACGTAAAGAACGACGACACCGTGGAGTACCAAGGAACCTGTAACAACGGGAGCGTGCATTTAATGAACAACATCGAGAACAAAGCGATGCCGAATAACTCGGATAGTAACAATCTGGAATCGAGCTCGGGCATGAGCAACGACCCGGCGTCGCGAACCGTGAAAAACAAGAATTACGACAATTCGAACCAGCTGAACAACAGCGCGATATCGAACAGTCAGTCGGAGAATACGAATAACAGAAACGAGTGTACAAatgtagaaataaataacgcgactaatattaatattaaaaacgGCACGGCGAACAGCACCAGCAATATAACTAATATGAATACAAATGCTAACAATGTGATAAACGAAAGCATAGCGTCCAATAGTCAAGGGGTTAATTTAAACGCTACGCATCAGAACAATGCGTCTATTAATATGTTAAGTTCGTCCCAGAACACGCTTAGCAACGGTGCGTCTGATATGTCGAACACCGTTTCATCTGGTTTCAATGAGATCCGTACGAACGTGGCCTGGAACAACACCGTGTCTGTGAATAATTCTATCGGTGGTAACACAACCATTTCCGGCCAGAATACAGCCTCGATTCACAATGCACCTTCGTTACAGCTACTCCAGATATCGTCGTTACCGTCCACTCCGCTCGCAACGAATACTGTACCTTCGAAAAAGTGTGAATACCTGAAGGCGTGCATGAGGTTGAAGAAATCGTTGGTTTTACCGGACGAATTTTTCTCCCTAGACGACGTATTGTGTTACTGTAGCGCTTGTTATAAAGTAGAGGGGGACGGTGCGGTATGCAAGAAAGGCGAACCACCGGCGGAGTTTGCTGTACCGATAGGGTGGACCAGGTTTCCCTTGAGACAAAGTATCAACGCCAATCAAATCCCCCAGGGTACGACGGACAAATGGCACGTTGCTTTCTACGGTATACGCCTCGACGCAATCAG GCTAATCCTGGACACAGGAGAACTCATGACAAAGGAACAATTGGACGTGAGTAATTTGACGATGAATATAAAGGCAGAGGATCAAAATCCCCAGGTGACATTTTCCCCCAGTATAAAGTACGCCGCATCGGAGGAATTCACTAGGAAATATCC TAAGGCCCGGCTCGTACACGATTAG
- the LOC114880472 gene encoding guanine nucleotide-binding protein subunit beta-2, which translates to MGKDDAETVALKKELEDLINKCKEDQKKQQDTTLEEACSGVADAPKVKLSTKKLLKGHINKVNSVHYSGDSRHCVTGSLDGKLIIWDSWTGNKVQVIPLRSAWVMSVAFAPSGNFVACGGMDNMCTIYDVNNRDATGSAKIVRELLGYEGFLSSCRFFEDKKIITGSGDMKICIWDLEANKKTTDFCGHAGDVVSISLAPDGNTYVTGSVDRTCKLWDVREETAHQTFFGHEADVNSVCFHPSGQAFVTASEDKTARLWDLRSDQQLATFKPPSATPGYTSCGLSFSGRFIFCGSDDNTIHIWDTLKNQHNGVLSGHENRVTSLSVAGNGMAVASCSWDQNVRIWV; encoded by the exons ATGGGGAAGGATGATGCGGAAACGGTGGCCTTGAAGAAGGAACTGGAGGATCTGATCAACAAATGCAAG GAGGATCAAAAGAAGCAACAGGATACCACTTTGGAGGAGGCATGCAGCGGTGTAGCGGACGCTCCAAAAGTTAAATTATCAACGAAAAAATTACTTAAAGGACATATCAACAAGGTGAACTCGGTGCATTACAGTGGTGACAGTAG ACATTGCGTGACAGGCTCGTTagatggaaaattaattatctggGACTCCTGGACCGGAAACAAGGTTCAGGTGATTCCATTACGTTCAGCATGGGTGATGTCGGTGGCTTTTGCACCGTCAGGAAATTTCGTTGCATGCGGCGGTATGGACAATATGTGCACCATCTATGACGTGAATAATCGTGATGCCACAGGCTCGGCTAAGATCGTTAGAGAATTACTTGGCTACGAAGGTTTCCTCTCGTCCTGTAGATTTTTTGAAGACAAGAAGATCATAACCGGCTCTGGTGACATGAAAAT CTGTATATGGGATTTGGAGGCAAACAAGAAAACGACAGATTTCTGTGGCCACGCTGGAGACGTGGTTAGCATCAGTCTAGCCCCAGATGGGAACACATATGTTACAGGATCAGTTGACAGAACATGTAAGCTGTGGGATGTAAGGGAGGAGACTGCGCATCAAACCTTTTTTGGACACGAGGCTGACGTGAACTCGGTTTGC TTTCATCCTTCGGGACAAGCTTTCGTGACAGCCTCAGAGGACAAGACAGCAAGATTGTGGGACCTGAGATCGGATCAGCAGCTGGCTACGTTTAAGCCACCGAGTGCAACTCCTGGATACACATCCTGCGGTTTATCCTTTAGCGGTAGATTCATATTTTGTGGAAGCGATGACAATACTATCCACATATGGGATACGTTAAAGAACCAGCACAACG GCGTTTTGTCGGGCCACGAGAATCGAGTAACGTCGTTAAGCGTTGCTGGAAATGGTATGGCTGTTGCTAGCTGCTCCTGGGACCAGAACGTTCGAATTTGGGTGTAA